Part of the Oncorhynchus mykiss isolate Arlee chromosome 12, USDA_OmykA_1.1, whole genome shotgun sequence genome, TTATATTGTCACAAATGGCAAAAATCACTAGGGGCAAATCGCTCAGTTGAAAATTGTTGTGTTTAAGTAACTTTGATTAGCAGATGGCTCTGTGACTGTTTTTAAGGTGATGGAAAAGTGTTctaatgatgtatataaaccctggattgtatTAGCCATTGAGAGCTTTGaagtttagctcacataatataatgtgaaagtatgcattaaggtgtctgtaatagaataaacatGTGAAAAAtttagacattaataaatgcatttcgaGAGCttacaaaatcttatttacattgGAGGAGGAGTGCCAAGATGGCTGTGCGGGGGCTTCAATACAGCAACCCCTGTCAGTCATACAGGGTTTAAACACATTGGTTCTATCACGTACAACTACGTCAATGATTTGAATTGGATGATGCTTTAACTCAAACGTTTTCTAATATTCGCAAGTACGGACCCACAGAATTTCATACAGTGACCAATGTTTTGGTGATTACACAATTTAAAATTAAAGTTTTCGCAGTGGAAATGTAAATAATTATCCCAGAAACTGTTACTACGACACTGGTGAGATCTTTTTAATACAAATTTTAGATAATGAGCAGCCTATTTTAAATGGCGACCCTGCAGTTCAACCTTCAAAAGATGTCATACCTCGTAGTTGTTCTGAGGAGGGTAAGGTGCGTTGCTTGGAGTCATGCTGCCATGAGGTACCGGTATTTGATTCCCAATGATGAACACTTGCTAAAAGACAGACATGTCAATTTAAGTCCATTTCTAGTAATTCATTATTGAATATACAGGTGTCATGACTGCTCAGTGCTCTTACAGTTGCCagaacatacttttgtatatagagtgtatgtggacaccccttcaaatgagtggattcggctatgtCAGCCATAACCGTTGCTgttaggtgtataaaatcgagcacccagccatgcaatcgccatagacaaacattggcagtaaaatggccttactgaagagctcagtgactttcaacgtcgcaccctcataggatgccatcttttcAACAAGTCTTTTCATAAAATTTCTGCCCTCcaagagcttccccggtcaactgtaggtgctgctattgtgaagaGGAAATGTCtatgagcaacaacggctcagccacgaagtggtaggccatacaagcCAAGTACTGTCATCGGTTGCAACACTAACCAcgtgttccaaactgcctctggaagaaatgtcagcacaagaacgggttcatcgggagcttcatgaaatggtttccATGGACacgcagcctcacacaagcctaagatcaccatgcgcaatgttaAGGGTCAGTACCCGCCcgaatgcattgtgccaactaaagtttgttggaggaggaataatggtcttgggtTGTTTACTATGGTTTGGGGCAGGCTAGGCCCCatacttccagtgaagggaaatcttaacgcaagagcatacaattacattctagaagattctgtgcttccgaCTTGGTGGGAACAGTTTGGCcaatgccctttcctgtttcagcaagacaatgcccccatgcacaaagcaaaattcatacagaaatggcttgtcgagatcggtgtggaagaacttgactggcctacacagagccctgacctcatccccatcgaacacctttgggatgaaataGTACTAGGACTGTGAGCCAAGCATATTCGCCCAACagcagtgcccgacctcactaatgctcttgtggctgaatggaagcaagtccccgcagcaatgttccagcatctagtggaaagccttccaggaaaagtggaggctgttatagcagcaaagcaggaaccaacttcatattaatgcccattattttggaatgggatgttcaactagaagttgtccacatactttttgtcatGTGCACTTAACTTTGCTTTATTTTTATAATGTTTTCAATATAGTAAGACTTACAATGGtgtctgaaattattgacacaCTTGATATAGATGAGTAAAAATTACTGTAtaaaaatactgagctataaTGTATGCTCAAAACAATggagaaattatattattttttactAATACAATTGCAAAGTGAAAGATActtttttctctcaaaaaggtagtggttaacatgattgacacccctgtttCCAATACCTTTCAATATCTCACATTGCGAGGATGacgacactgagcctttttctaaaatgtcctggtactgggtgtCATGACAATTTGCTTGGGAAAATCTAAGATTTCTAAGGAGCCAATGTCACCAGGTGAGTGAATGGTAGCAAATATACTTGTTCTTTACGCGCCTCAAACTTAGCAATGGTGGTTACCTTGAATGAATGAATGTTGACTGTAGTAATCCTGTGTATCTTGTTTGGCATTCATTGCTTTTTCTTGCATTGATTTGATTGCGGTAGAAGCTGTAAGCTTTCtcaccatccacacacacaccatactttCAAACACCTCTGTCTTTATAGATCACCTGATGtgtgtggatggtgtgtgtgtggatggtgaGAAATTTGTCTGCCCCTAGTGGTCGGGGGTGTAATTGCCTGAATAACACCATAAGCTACACCCAAATTGGCTCCAACACACCGGCCCCTAATGGCGAACAACAATTACCCAATAAAGTGAAATGTGACTGAATCTTCCTTCACTTCTTCTGTGGGTCAAAGTTCTTCACAGGTCCCTCTGTACCCTCTTGGAGTAGCAAGATCTTGGTAACAGGTCTGTCCAGTTCTCCTGTTCTGGTTTTAAGTCtcacagaccggaccagaccctTCTTGTCAGGGTAGGTTTCCAACACCTTTCCCATCAGCCACGAACCTCTCGGTGACCAGCTCAATATACTACCCCTTATGCTTTCTATTACGTTTATTCTATCTCCAAAACTGTTGCTACAACAGCTGGGAAAACAACATACCCCAATCTCCCTCACAGCAATGATAATTATGGATGGCGAATTTGGCAAAAGTGGCATAGCTCAAGGTGAAGAGGTGCATCAAGCCCGAAGACTTTGGAAAGTTAGAGCATGCAGAATTGCATCAGTTGACATTCAGTATGGTTATGGAACTGTATCTTACTTAATGTTTTTTTATAAAGAAacaagtacagtaccagtcaaaagtttggacacacctacttaatcaagggtatttctttattttgactattttctacattgtagaataatagtgaagacatcaaaactatgaaataacacatatggaatcatgtggtaaccaaaaaagtgttaaacaaatcaaaatatgttttagattttagtttcttcaaagtaaccaccatTCACTTCGATGACagtattgcacactcttggcatactctcaaccagcttcacctggaatgcttttcaaacagtcttgaaggagttcccacaagtgctgagcacttgtaggctgcttttccttcactctgcggtccaacaactcccaaaccatctcaattggggtgAGGTTGGGTGACTGtgggggccaggtcatctgatggagcactccatcactctccttcttggactaatagcccttacacagcctggaggtgtgttggatcattttCCTGTTGTAAtccaaatgatagtcccactaagcacaaaccagttGGGAtgccgtatcgctgcagaatgctgtggtagacatgctggttaagtgtgccttgaattctaagtaaatcacagaccgtgtcaccagaatagcaccccacatcacaccacctcattcatgcttcatggtgggaaaacACATACAGTGATCAAccattcacctactctgggtctcacaaagacacagcggttgcaaccaaaaatcgaatatttggactcatcagaccaaaggacacatttccacctgtctaatgtcctttgctcgcgtttcttggcccaagcaagtctcttattattatttgtgtcctttagtagtggtttctttgcggcaatttgaccatgaaggccttattCTCACAGTCTCCTCTAAgcagtttatgttgagatgtgtctgttacttgaactctgaagcatttattttggctgcaatttctgaggctggtaactctaatgaacttatcctctgcagcagagagaactctgggtcttcctttcctgtagcggtcctcatgagagccagtttcatcgtagcgcttgatggtttttgtgactgcacttgaagaaactttcaaagttctagaaatgttccgcattgactggccttcatgtcttaaagtaatgatggactgtcatttctctttgcgtatttgagctgttcttgccataatatggacttggtcttttaccaaattgggctatcttctgtataccaaccctaccttgtcacgacacaacagattggctcaaacacattaagaaggaaagaaattccacaaatgaacttttaacgaggcacacctgttcattgaaatgcattccaggtgactacctcatgaagctggctgagagaatgccaagcgtgtgcaaagctgtcatcaaggcaaagggtggctacttcgaagaatcttaaatatatttttttattttggttattacatgattccaaatgtgttatttcatacaatgtataaaatagtaaaaagaaaataaaaaacctGAAATGAGTCGGTgtggtgtgtctaaacttttgactggtactgtgcatcTTCCGTTCATGCTGGCAAAAGAGAGAGATGCTCCTATGAATCAGAAAGCCTTCTTAGGCTTGAGCTCATGGCCGCTGTGTTGGCGGCAAATTGTCATAACAAAAGCAAGAACCGTGAGCTCTCTTACCATCCACACACACGCCATTTGTTCAAACACCTGTGTCTTTATAGATCACCTGGTGTGATTACCACCACCATTTGTCTTGCCCTAGTGGTCGGGAGTGTAATTGCTCAAAAAATACCATAATATAAGATACACCCAAATTGGCTCTTacactgggtaaagttcatgaggCATTTGACCTTTTACAAGGggcccaggaccagtggaagaaCATttgccccataacatcaaagatccaccaccatattttacagtatgtatggtgTTATTTTCTGCTCTTGCGTTCTCATTTCGATGCCAAACTCAcgactggtgtgtgtgttcaatgAGCTATTTAAGTTTACTAAacagcattggcacttggattgaaCACTGTGATTTGGTCAGACGACATGAACATAGAGCTCTTTCGCCACAACACAATAGTGGTGGGTTTGGCATTGAAATAAGAATGCATTAagcagaaaagaaccccataAAATAAgtgcagacgaaggatatcaatgatctggaaggattctgtacggacgaatggtctaagatccctgcCAATGGGGTCACCaaatcataaaacattttagaaaatgtgTCAGTGCTGTTATCCTTGCACAGTGATtttattgaaaacaggggtgtcaataataTTGACCCATTCctgtttgaatttttttttaaatatgactAAATAAACTCTTTCTCTGAGAAATTGTATTAATACACATTTTTGGGCGCATACAATTTATCTCAgtattgtattattttattttaaacagtCACTTTTGCAAATTTTTATCATGGGTGTCAATAAGTTCGGACCACTGCATACGGAACTAGAAATCTATGTCCACAGACTCACCTCAGGGGTGGAACGGCAGCACAGGCAGACAGCTCTGCAGGCGAATGACGAGACACAGATGGACACTATGAACTCCAGCAAGGAGAAAACAGTCAAAACACCTGATATTCCTTGGGACCTGATCTATAGACCGAGAGGAACAGGAAACAGCAGTtaactaggctacgctgccattTTGGAGCAATTATGTACAATTAATTAGTGTGGGCTAACAAGAAGAAAAATTAACTCAATAGCATCTAATTCACTATTTCTTGCATGTTCGAGATGTCACATATATGTTACAAATGGGGTATAATTTAAACTAATAAAAAACATTAAACAGTACATACAATAGTCTAGTAATACAATTATAGATGATAAATTCCCCTTTACAAATTTACAAATATCTCCTGACCAAAGGAATAAGCATTTGGTATATACCCAATACTGTTGACAGACATAGGATGGAGGGTAGTTGACATAGGATGGAGGGTAGTATGAAGGATAGCCTGGATAGTCACAGTAGTAGTTGTACATTACAGCACTGTCTAAAGAATGCAGAATGGTGCCAGTAAGAGCAGTAACCATGGCGACAACATTCATTCCAAGGGAGCCTTTTACCTAAGGGACAGAGCAGAAAGTGGACATAGGAATGAATGATTGGTTGTGAAGAATGAAATGCAATATAAAATACAGTGTGTTGACAATCATGATTGCAAGTCTTTATTAAAGGGGCAATTTGCAGTTGCTGAATCGCCAGTGCCTACCCACTGCTTGTGTTGTGGGAGGAAAAATAACAGGTTGAATGAAAACATGAGGGCCTATATGTGAAGTAGATTCTAAGTTTTGAAATAAAGTGGAACTTTATAAATCAAAAGCCTACTTTATTGAGGCAAAAATAGTTGATACTGACCAGACATTTGTTCAGTTTGTTGTCAGCAGCAACAGTTAGAGAGCCTGCAACTACATACTGAGGTGGAACAAGGAAGAGATTATACAAGTCtacgtaccaaatggcaccctattctctacatagtacactacaaaagtagtgcactatatagggagtagggtaccatgtGGGACAAAAATATTTCTACAGTATGACCAAAGTTCAAAATCAAGTTTAATTCCTCCCACATAGAAGTCAACAGAAACTGAAATGCATGAGTGTATGAACGGCACAGGCCGAGCCAAATAGATATACATTGATAAAAGTAATTTGTTAAGTCATTCATTATACATTAAAGATTAAATATATATGACATGATTAAATTATTATGATGTTTTGATTGCATCACGACAGACAGGAAATGCAAGAAATTATTATTAGACAGAGCAGCTCACTCACAATGATAGATCCCCAGACAAATATTCCACTAAATACTCCAATATTGTCTACTTGTGGTCCTGCAGTCATCACGATTCCTGTCAACAGCATTATCAAACCAATCATGATCTGTATGGTCTGTGAGAGAAAAACAAAGCAGGAAATCCATTTTTCTCTTCTTCCAATACATTCAACCAAAATGAAAAATAATTTTCAAATGATATAAAACATAAATTCTTACTCCCAGCGCTTTTGGATGCCCTGCCCGGAAACTTCCCAGCACTGAGGAGACCGTCTGTCCCAGACAGTGAGGAGCAGATGCGACCCCCGCGACCCCCATCCCGTTCCCATAGGGGTAGACATGGGTGATGACCACCGCCCCATTAGTGGTGGTTGTTTGAGAGCTGGACATCTTCACAGAGGACAGAAGGATGTTTGCAGTACAGTAAGAGGGGATATGGCTGGTCAGCTGTGTATTGTTGAGCCTCCTGCAAAGTTTGAACTCTACCTGGGACTTCCAGATAATAATTTACCTGGGAATGTAATGCATAATAGGTGTGTGCATCAGCCACTAATTAGACTTTGAACACTCGCCATTAAAAATGGGTAGGTggtaggctgtgtgtgtctgtggttgctGCATCATCTGTTTATTTGAATTACTTCCTCATTGCTGAGCGACCTTTAGTTCCTTCTTTATTGTCATAACTTCCCATCATGGGATTGAAGCTCCTTGCCTATAGAACACAAAAGAAACTCATACACTTCCATGAAAATTGCATGAGTTTCTTTTTCATGCGACATAGCATGGAAGTGTACACATTTATTTTGTTCTGTGCTTTATTAGTAACAATCTTCAAGGTGTAGTATAATAAAGTAATTTAACCAAATACTTTGCCCCTCTGTGGGGAGACATCCTGAATTATAGAAGAAGTAGGTGAAATAACCGTAACAACTGTTTATTAGTGAATGTTGAATTGTTGGCGAATGGACGATAGATAAGCATGACAAACAAAAAAGAGCTTAGTAAAGTGGAGTGTATATAAATGCTGAGATATCATGTAAACATAAGCTCTTCATGTCTATTCCTgcacccctctcttcctcttctcccccctctctctcatcttccactctccctctcttcgtCTTTCTTCCTAttctcccctctcatcctcttctcccatatcttcctctcctcctgtctctttctcttctctttcttccaagGTTTTTATAGTTTTGTGTTTTaaatgttgtagaaacatctcaaggatgatcaatggaaacaggagcaGAATGTGTCAAAagtgaaggagtctgaatactttccaaatgcactgtatctggTCTAAAAAGGAAGGAAAATACAGTCACGAGTATCAACTGCTGTAGacaatctttttggccttcttgtgacatcgggtgctgtaggtgtcctggagggctgtttgtgagggttttaattgacaagccaaatttcttcgtCCTCCTGAGTTTCCCTCTGCTGTTATTTtgttgaggttattttccttacaccacactccgagagccctcacctcctccctgcaggctgtctcgtcgttgttggtctGGAAACTTGATGATGACCAcgcagttatgggtgaacagggagtacaggagtgggctgagcacgcacccttgtggggccctggTATTGGGGACGACTGacaacctgggggtggcccatcgggaagtccaggacccaattgcacagggaggagttgagacccagggcctcaagcgtaattatgagcttggagggaactatggtgttgaatgctgagctatagtcaattaacaacattcttacataggtattcctcttgtccagatgggatagggcagtgtgcagtgtgatggcgattacattgtctgtggacctattgaggcagtaagcaaatttaagtgggtctagggtgacaggtaaggtggaggtgatatgatccttgactagtctctcaaagaagTGTGTGCTACGGGGTgaaagtcatttagttcagttaccattgcattcttgggtacaggaacaatggtggccatcttgaagcatgtggggacagcagactgggatagggagagattgaatatgtctgtaaacacaccagccagctggtttgcGAAGGCTCTGAGGATGCAGCTAGGGATGCCACCTGGGCCTAGAGCCTTGAGAGGGTTAATACTTTTAAATATCTtacgtcagccacggagaaggagaaccCACAGTCCTTGGTTGCTGGCCGTGTCGGTGGCGCTGTGTTAtcttcaaagcgggcaaagaacaTGTTTAGCTTGACTGGTAACAAGACGTCAGTGTCCGCGACGTggttggttttccttttgtagtccgacTGTAAAcactgccacatatgtctcatgtctgagccatttggttgccttgcggagggaacaactactctgtttgtattctgccatattccctgtcaccttgccatggttaagtGTGTTgcttcgtgctttcagttttgtgcaaatgctgccatctatcaacgttttctggttagggtaggttttagtagtcatagtgggtacaacatctcctatacacttcttgATGAAATCAGTAACCGTCTCAGTGAACACGTCAATATTATTCTAGGAATCTACCCGGAGAAAATCCCAGTCCTCGTGATCgaaacaatcttgaagtgtggattccgattggtcagatcagcattgaatagtccttagcacgggtgcttcctgtttgagttcATGCCTATAGGAAGGGCTGAGCAaaatggagtagtggtcagatttgccgaaaggagggcgggggaaggCCTTGTATGCATCCCGGAAGTTAGATTATCAGTGGTCCAGGGGTCCAGAGTGCTACAGTCAATATACTGTTAGAATTTGCTTtgctaaaatccccagctacaataaatgcagcctcaggatatatggtttccagtttgcataaagttcagtgaagttccttgagggtcGTCGTGGTTTCGGCTTGAGGGGGGACATACACAGCTGTAACAATAACCAAAGATAATTATTTTGGGAGAttatacggtcggcatttgattgtgaggaattctaggtcaggtgaacaaaaggacttgagttcctgtatgttgttacaattacaccatgattcgttaatcatgaaacatacacccccgcccttcttcttcccggagagatgtttattcctgtcggcgcgatgcactgAGAATCCAgatggctgtaccgactccaacATGATATCCCGAtagagccacgtttccgtgaaacagagtatgttacaatccctgatgtctctctggaaagcaactcttgccctGATCATGTCAACTTTGTTATCTAAAGGCTGGatattagcgagtaatatactcggaagcggtggatggtgtgtgCACCACCTAAGTCTGACTAGAGGACTGCTCCAGCTCCCTCTCCCCggcggcgttgttttgggtcggcctctggaatcagttcaaattctgagttggatgaccgttcaaaacgtattttaccagccggagctcgtttttttcccctggttcccagttgtcttgaactcactgaagtcaagttttcgcagttccgagttaactgttcttttgagcgcggcacaaatcatgcttcattgacagcatggccaatgttgaatgtttattattttaaacttggaaaagaaacccttaatcccagatttggtTCCACagagccactccactgaataacaGGCTAgagattgctttgcaatgcttgcagatAGCCACAGATTGCTTCCAAACTACTCTTTGTtcaatttgcgatttccaacttgttgtgtaatgtttatatccaattgccgatgagcaccaatacgtTTAAGCTATTAAGCTATAATTTATCTgtattatttctcttcatatgacaggGTTAAAaatatttgccagtagattgtcgacttgattcatgatgatgactgctagctaagattttgaaagtatgatgttgacatgatcagtccaatcaatgctactgtagatataa contains:
- the LOC118936383 gene encoding membrane-spanning 4-domains subfamily A member 4A-like isoform X1, with translation MSSSQTTTTNGAVVITHVYPYGNGMGVAGVASAPHCLGQTVSSVLGSFRAGHPKALGTIQIMIGLIMLLTGIVMTAGPQVDNIGVFSGIFVWGSIIYVVAGSLTVAADNKLNKCLVKGSLGMNVVAMVTALTGTILHSLDSAVMYNYYCDYPGYPSYYPPSYVNYPPSYVCQQYWIRSQGISGVLTVFSLLEFIVSICVSSFACRAVCLCCRSTPEQVFIIGNQIPVPHGSMTPSNAPYPPQNNYETGNYTKGPEGDGMGTGFQQNHLPPQYTAVIP
- the LOC118936383 gene encoding membrane-spanning 4-domains subfamily A member 4A-like isoform X2, producing MSSSQTTTTNGAVVITHVYPYGNGMGVAGVASAPHCLGQTVSSVLGSFRAGHPKALGTIQIMIGLIMLLTGIVMTAGPQVDNIGVFSGIFVWGSIIYVVAGSLTVAADNKLNKCLVKGSLGMNVVAMVTALTGTILHSLDSAVMYNYYCDYPGYPSYYPPSYVNYPPSYVCQQYWIRSQGISGVLTVFSLLEFIVSICVSSFACRAVCLCCRSTPETGNYTKGPEGDGMGTGFQQNHLPPQYTAVIP